A region of the Kaistia geumhonensis genome:
CCTGGTTCGGTGCCTTTGCCGACTGGATGCGATCGAGCCCGCAGGGGCGGGAGGCGCGCGTCTCGCGCAACAATATCGGCACCTATTATGATACCGAGATGCTCGCGATATCGCTGTTTATCGGCGATTTCGACGAGACCGTCCGATGCTTTCGCCGTCTTTCGGTCCGCGCGAATGCGCAGTTCGCCCGTGATGGCGCACAGCCGCTTGAGGAACGGCGGACGCTGCCGCTTCACTACACCGCCTTCAACCTGCTCGGCTGGGCCGAAGCGGAAGCAATCGCCCGCCGGCTCGGGCTCGAAGCGCAGCTGGCCTGCGAAGATCGGCGACGGGCAGCGGTCGATGGCGCGGTCGCGGGCATGGCGTTGGCCGATGCCAAGGTCGACCCGAATCTGCTCAGAATCCTGGCGGTGCTGAGGGCGGTCGATCGCTGGGAAACGCTGGCTGAGCGGGCGAGCATCCTCATCGCCACGGACGATTTCCTGCCGTTCTGGGCGCTGATCGATCCCCGAATCCTCGGTGCTGCCGAGGGCGAATAGGGCTTGTTTCAGGCCGGCGGCGCGGCCTCCCATCCCTGCGCGCCGAGATGCTCCTGCGGCTGGTAGCGGGCCTTGTAGGCCATCTTGCGCGAGCCGGCGACCCAATAGCCGAGATAGACGTAAGGCAGGCCCATCTTCCGGGCGCGGGCGATGTGGTCGAGGATCATGAAGCTGCCGAGCGACCGCTCGGCATAGCTCGGCTCGTAGAACGAATAGACCATCGACAGGCCGTCGGAGAGGATGTCGGTCAGCGCCGTGCCGATCAGCGCGCCGTCGCCGCGGCCGGTCAGGGCGCTGTCCGGGCCGCGGAACCGATACTCCACCAGCATCGTCTCGACATGGGTGTCCTCGACCATCATCGCGTAGTCGAGCATGGTCATGTCGGCCATGCCGCCCTCGGAGTGGCGCGCGTCGAGATAGTCGCGAAAGAGCGAATACTGCTCCGAGGTCGGGGCCGGCTCGACGCGGCTGCCGACGAGGTCGCGATTGCGCTCGACCACCCGGCGGAAGCCGCGGCCGGGGACGAAGCGATCGACGGGGACACGCACCGACACGCAGGCCTTGCAGCTTTCGCAGGCCGGGCGATAGGCGATGTTCTGGCTGCGCCGGAAGCCGCCCTGGGTGAGGATTTCGTTGAGCGCCGAAGCCCGGGCACCGACGAGATGCGTGAATACCTTTCGCTCCATCTGCCCATGCAGATAGGGGCAGGGCGAGGGCGCCGTCAGGAAGAACTGGGGCGTTTCTGTCTGGTGATGCGTCATCAGCCGCCATGCCGGGCAATGGGCCCATCGCGCCGACGATAATACGCCGGCACGATCTCCCGGAAGAGCAAATCAGAAGGTCAGCGGCCGGTCGCCTGGAGAGGCGCGCGGTTGAGGACGACGGCGCCGATCAGCATGTCGTGCAGAAGGCGCTTGCGGTTGGAAAAGAGGGCGATCAACAGGATGAACGGCGTCAGCAGCGAGATCGACGCCCAGTAGAGGATGACATGGATCCCGGCGAGTATCGGCCCGATCCGGCTGCCGTCGGAGGCGCGAATCGTAAGCCCCATCAGGCGCATGCCGGGCGTCGCCGCCTTCGGCCCGCCAAGCGTCAGCGCCACATACAGCACGCCGACGATGGCGAAGAGCGGCAGCGCGAAAAGGAACCAGCCGACGCCGAACGTGACGAGTCCGAGGGCGACCACCACCAGGGCGGCGATGACATCGAAAACACCGATCAGCACCACGTCGACGATGAACGCAAGCATCCGCCGCCCGAGAACGCCCGCATAAAGTTCGGGCTCGCGCGCCGGATCATAGAATTCGCCGGCTACATAGAAGTCCGGCTCAGAAATCGCCATCGTCAACTACTCCCGTCTACTACCGCAGCTTGCATCGTATCATCCACTGATGCTAGATCGCCCGATGGTCCGAGACCACCGAAGTTTAACGTCGCGGCCGTCCACCACACACGCCAAAGCGCAATCCCGGCCGCGTTGTCGGGGTCGTTTCGACAAGCCACGAATGATGCTCCCGTATGGTCTCCATCACAGCCGCAGCCCAACCGCGCCTCTCGATCGTCGCCCCCGCCTATAACGAGGAGGGGTGCTTGGAGGCCTTCCATCAGCGGGCCTCCGATGCCGCCCGCGCCGTTGCCGGCGACAGTTTCGAAATCATCATCATCGACGACGGTTCCCGCGACCGTACCTTCGCGATGGCACGCGACCTCGCCGACCGCGATCCCCATGTGGTGGCGGTGAAGCTGTCGCGCAACTTCGGTCATCAGCTGGCGCTGTGCGCCGGCCTCACGATCTGCCGCGGCGACTATATCCTCGTGATCGACGCCGACCTGCAGGACCCGCCGGAACTCGCCTCCGAGATGTTCCGCGTCATGGAGGCGGAGCGCGCCGACGTCGTCTATGGCCAGCGCCGCACCCGCGCGGGCGAAACCGCCTTCAAGCTCGGCAGCGCCAAGCTGTTCTATCGCGTGCTGCGGCGTCTCGCCGATGTCGACATTCCCGCCGACACGGGTGACTTCCGCCTGATGACGCGCCGGGTCTGCGACATCCTCAATGCCATGCCGGAGCGGTATCGCTTCACGCGCGGTCTCGTCTCCTGGGTCGGCTTCCGCCAGGTGCCGGTCGCCTATGATCGCGCGGCGCGCCATGCCGGCACGACCGGATACCCGCTGAAGAAGATGATCCGCTTCGCCGTCGACGCGGTCACCAGCTTCTCGATCCTGCCGCTCCGCGTCGCGAGCTTCACGGGAATTGCGACGGCGCTGGTCTCGTTCCTTGCCATTCTCTGGTCGCTGGTCGCCTGGATGCTCGGCCACACCGTCGCCGGATGGGCGAGCCTCCTTTCGGCGATCTTCCTCGTGGGCGGCATCCAGCTGTTCGTGCTCGGTATCATCGGCGAATATCTCGGCCGCCTCTATCTCGAGACCAAGCGCCGCCCGCTCTTCATCATCGATGAGGTCCGGCGGGCAGGGGTGTCGACGGATTCCGAGACGTAGCGGGGGATGACATGACATCCGAAATCTCGGACGCGGGACGCCGCGCCGTTCCCAATCGCCTCGAAAGGCTGGCGTCAGCTTTGCCCTATGTTGCGATCTTTGTCGTGACCTTCGTCGCCAACATCTCCTTCAGCTTTCGAGAGGGCCGGCTTGCGACCGTTCCGTACTATGACGACGTGTCGTATCTTGCCGACGCCTTCGATCGGCTGACTTTCGGAGCCGGCGACGGGCTCTCCGCGCTCGTCGACTCCTTCTGGAGTAACCCGCCGCATGCGCCAACCTCCACGCTGACGGCGATGCTGGGTTTCTGGATCTTCGGACCTGAGCCCGTCTCTGCCTATCTTGCCAATGCCTGGGGGCTCGCCCTCTACATCGCGGTGGCGACCTATGTAAGCCGGCCACTCGGGGCGCAGATTCCGCGCATTCTCTTCGTGGCGATCCTCGCTTTCGTGCCCGTCTCCCATGTGATGGTCACGGAGTTCCGGCCCGACATGGTGGCTGGCCTACTCTTCGGCGTTGCGCTGATGGCTACCTGCGCCGCCGACTTCCGGATTATGGACTTTAGGGCGAAGCTGGTCCTGGTGGCAATCGCGATCGCGGCGACCGTGGCCAAGCCGAGCGGCATCATCGTCGCGATCCCAGGGATCGGGATCGCTTTCGTTATCAGCGTCGTCGCGCAGGGGCTGTTTTCCTCCGCAGACAGGTCGCGGCTGGTTCGTGGCGCGCTGACCAGTCTCGGGCTGTATGTTGTTGCCCTGGTTCCCTTCGCGATCCTGCTCGGAGCGCCGACGGTCGGCTATATCGAGCAGGTGCTCTTCTCGAATGCGGACATCTGGACGACGCCGGGCGACCGCTGGTTCCACTGGACTTATCACTCGTTCGGGGAGGGCGCCACAAAGGCGCTCGGTCCGTTTGGACCTCTGGCCTTCGTCCTAGTCGCGTCCGACCTCGTAGTCTATGCGCGCATCCGATCCTACCGCCAACGGAAGATCCTCCCGCTGTATGCGACTCTGGCGATCGTCTATTGCGCCATGTCGATGTCCAACGAGAAGACGATCTTTCAGGGAAGCTACTTCTATCTTCCCCTTCTGCTCGCTGGGGCAAACGCCTTCGTGCGCATGTCGGTCGAAGGCAGGAAACGCTGGCCGGATGGAGCGCCCTCCGCAATCAGGGGGGTACTAGGCGTCGGCCTAACGCTCTCCGTGCTGTTGCTCCCGCTGGTCGGGGCCTACACGCCCCGATATCGCGATCAGAACGAGTCCGCAGTGCTGATGCCCAAGGTGGCCAATGCGCTTTTTGCTCTGAACAGGAACGAGTGGTCGACGAGCTCGGCTTGTCGGGACAGGCTGATGTCGGTGCTTGTCACTAGCCTCGATCCCTTCCCGGCGGTCGCGATCCGATACGCTGTCGCGCGCGGGGGGCTCAGAATGGATACTCTCAATGCCTATTTTCCCCGCAGCTTGGACGAAGCACTGACGGCGGTCGACGACGCCGATGTCGTCTTGACGGTCGATCCGGTCGAGGCGAGACA
Encoded here:
- a CDS encoding glycosyltransferase family 2 protein encodes the protein MVSITAAAQPRLSIVAPAYNEEGCLEAFHQRASDAARAVAGDSFEIIIIDDGSRDRTFAMARDLADRDPHVVAVKLSRNFGHQLALCAGLTICRGDYILVIDADLQDPPELASEMFRVMEAERADVVYGQRRTRAGETAFKLGSAKLFYRVLRRLADVDIPADTGDFRLMTRRVCDILNAMPERYRFTRGLVSWVGFRQVPVAYDRAARHAGTTGYPLKKMIRFAVDAVTSFSILPLRVASFTGIATALVSFLAILWSLVAWMLGHTVAGWASLLSAIFLVGGIQLFVLGIIGEYLGRLYLETKRRPLFIIDEVRRAGVSTDSET
- a CDS encoding RDD family protein; the protein is MAISEPDFYVAGEFYDPAREPELYAGVLGRRMLAFIVDVVLIGVFDVIAALVVVALGLVTFGVGWFLFALPLFAIVGVLYVALTLGGPKAATPGMRLMGLTIRASDGSRIGPILAGIHVILYWASISLLTPFILLIALFSNRKRLLHDMLIGAVVLNRAPLQATGR
- a CDS encoding arginyltransferase, with protein sequence MTHHQTETPQFFLTAPSPCPYLHGQMERKVFTHLVGARASALNEILTQGGFRRSQNIAYRPACESCKACVSVRVPVDRFVPGRGFRRVVERNRDLVGSRVEPAPTSEQYSLFRDYLDARHSEGGMADMTMLDYAMMVEDTHVETMLVEYRFRGPDSALTGRGDGALIGTALTDILSDGLSMVYSFYEPSYAERSLGSFMILDHIARARKMGLPYVYLGYWVAGSRKMAYKARYQPQEHLGAQGWEAAPPA